A region of the Actinomycetota bacterium genome:
CCGCGGTCTCCTGGTCTGCTGGAGGGGGAGGAGGAACGGACGTAACCAGCCCTTCGAGCGGGAACTCGAAGAGGACCTGGTTCCGGTCGCGACGACCGAGCTTGTAGGCGAGCGTCAGGACGCGGCCCGACGCGGTCGGTTGCAAACGGAACGCGAGGATCCCCTCGACCTCCGACGCCGGCGGCACGACCTCGAACGATCCGCTGATCACCGCTGGTATTCGTTCGAACCCGTCTCCTTCCTCCACGTAGAGGCCCGTTGAGTTCGCGTCGAGGAACAAGGGCTCCGATGCGTCGTTTCGTATCACCATGTTGAACTGCCAGTTCGGCGGGAACATGAACAGCGAGTCCAGCTGCACCTCGACCTGCTGCTCCGTCCGCACCTCGTCTCGGAAGGCCTCGATCGCCTCGGACATCCGCACGCCGTCGCGCTGAAGATCGAACACCTTGTACGTCGCCGCATCGTCGGTCTGCATGAGCGTGACCGCGCCGTCGAGGATCCGCACCGACTCGAAAGCGTCATCCTCATCCGGATCGATGTGGAAGACGACCGACGCCGACAGGGCGACCTGCGCGATCCGAGCACGGTCCTCCTCGAGAGATCCGACGAACTCCACGTCGCGAACGTCGGCGACCGCGTCGATCGCGCCTTCGAACTCTCGGTGCTGAACGTCGAGCCACCGCACCCACGTGTCGAGCTCGGGGCTGGCCACCGATTGGGCGAGGGCGCCTACCCCCTCCGTCGGCGAGGCGGCATATGCGGAGACGAAGTCCACGACGGCTGCTCTGGCGGCCGAGGCTTCGAGGGCCGGGGCTCCTCCTAACTGCTCGACAGCGATCGGCGCAGCCGGACCGTTGGGTTGCGGGGCGCAGCCGCCGACCGCGAACACCGTCGCGATCAGGAGCGAAGCGGGCCGCATCGTCCGCCGATGATACGGCGCCCGTATACTCGTTCCGCGGAGGAGCCGACCGGGCGACCGCGGGCGGAGACGTTCGAGGAAAGTCCGGGCTCCGAAGGGCAAGGGTGCTGGGTAACACCCAGGCGGGGCGACCCGCGGAAAGCGCCACAGAGAACAGACCGCCGCGTTGCGGTAAGGGTGAAACGGTGAGGTAAGAGCTCACCAGCGGATCGGGTGACCGGTCCGGCTCGGCAAGCCCCACCCGGAGCAAGGCCAAGCAGGGAGCGTTCGGCCGCGGAATTCCCGGCCGGAGGGGTGGCCCGCCTCGAGTTCCCGGGTCGGCTGCACGAGGGCGACGGCCCCGGGATCCCGAGAGGGATCCAGAGAGATGGTCGCCGCGACGGTCGCAGATCGTCGCACAGAACCCGGCTTACAGGTCGGCTCCTCCGCGTTCCGCCGGTCAGCCCGCGAGCGCTGCGTTCGCGCCGATCGCGCGCCGAAGCTGCTTGCCGGCGTGGTAGCTGGAACGAACGAGTGGCCCGGCCTCGACGTGGGAGATGCCGAGCTCGCTCTCACCGAAGCGCTCCCACCGGGCGAACTCGTCCGGGTGTACCCACCGGTCGACGGGCAGGTGATAGGTGGTCGGCTGCAGGTACTGCCCGATCGTCACGATGTCCACGCCGGCGTTTGCCAGGTCGTTCAGGGCCTCCGGAATCTCGTCCGGGGTCTCGCCCATGCCGAGGATGAGATTCGACTTGGTGATCTGCCGTTCGCGCAGACGCTTGGCGATCCGGAGCACCTCGAGCGAGCGACCGTAGCCGAAGGCCGGCCGAATCCGGCCGTGAAGACGGCGCACGGTCTCCAGGTTGTGCGCGAAGACGTCGGGCTCGGCCTGGATGACCGTCGCGATGTCGCGCTCGCCGCCCTTGAAGTCGGTCGGCAGCACCTCGACGCCACAACCGGGTACCGCGTGGCGAACGGCTCTGATCGCGCTGGCCCATATTCGCGCGCCGCCGTCCGGAAGATCGTCGCGGGCGACGCCCGTGAGGACGACGAACCGAAGACCCATCTCCTTCACGGCCTCGGCTATCCGTCGGGGCTCGTCCTCGTCGACCGGATCGGGCTTTGCCGTCATGACGTCGCAGAAGCCACAGCGACGGGTGCACTTGTCGCCGAGCATGAGGAACGTCGCCTCGCGCTCCTCCCAACACTCGTGGATGTTCGGGCACATCGCCTCTTCGCACACCGTGTGCAGCGAGAGGCCGCGCATGATGCCTTTCAGCTCCTGGTAGTTCGGTCCGGTCTGGAGTCGAACCTTCAGCCACGGTGGCTTGCGTTCGTCGTCGACCGGGGGAGCGGTCGGCTTCCCGTTCGTCGACACGATCGGCAGATGGAGCCGGCGGTGGTTGGGGTTGTGATCGGCGTTCATCAGAACCGGGCGAGCTCCAGCATGTGCGTGTAGATCCGGTCCGCGTCGGGGAGGAACGCGTGCTCGAGGTTCGTCGCGAAACCCATCGCCGGAACATCGGGACCCCCGATCCGAACGATCGGGCCGTCGAGGTCGAACATCGCCTCCTCGGCGATCGCCGCCGCGATCTCAGCGCCGGCGCCGTACGTGCGGTTGTCCTCGTACACCACCATGGCCTTCCCAGTCTTGCGAACGGATGCCAGGATCGTCTCGGTGTCGAGAGGATTGATCGTCCGAACGTCGACGACCTCGGCCTTCACACCCTCCTGATCCTGCAATCGCGACGCCGCCTCGAGACACACGTGCAGCATCAGCCCGTACGAGATGACCGAGAGGTCGTCTCCCTCGCGCTTCACGTCCGCCTTGCCGATCGGAACGACGAACGGCTCGTCGGGCACATCTCCCTTGATCAGCCGGTACGTCCGCTTGTGCTCCAGGAACAGGACCGGGTCCGGATCGTCGATCGCCGCCCGCAGCATCCCGGTCACGTCGTACGGCGTCGACGGGACGACCACCTTGAGTCCGGGGATGTGGCCGTAGAACGCCTCGATCGACTGGGAGTGATAGAGCGCGCCGTGCACGCCGCCGCCGTACGGGGCGCGAACGACCATCGGTAGTCCGAAGTCACCGTTGGTGCGATACCGCATCCGCGCCACCTCCGACACCATCTGGTCGAAAGCCGGATGGATGAAGTCGGCGAACTCGATCTCGGCGACGGGCAGCAGGCCGTGGAGCGCCATCCCCACGGCGATCCCGACGATCATCCCTTCCGCGATCGGCGTGTCGATCACGCGCTCCTCGCCGAACTCGTCGAGGAATCCCTGCGTCACTCGAAAGACGCCGCCGCGCGTCGCGATGTCCTCTCCCAGCATGACGACACGTTCGTCCGCGGCCATGCGCTCGTGGAGGGTGTCGTGGATGGCGGTGACGACGTTCTTCTCGGTCACGCCTCGTCGCCTTCGGAGAACACGTGGCGCGTGAGGCTCGAGGGTTCGGGGTCGGGGGCGCTCCACGCCTGATCGACGGCCTTGTCGACCTCGGCCTTGACCTCGACCGCGAGCTCGTCGACTGCGCTCTTCTCGAGAACACCGACCTTTCGAAGGTAGTGCTCGAACAGATGCAGCGGGTCGCGGTGCTTCGCCGCCTCCACCTCCTCGCGCGTGCGGTACGAGCGGTCGTCGTCGTCGGATGTGTGCGGGAAGAAGCGATACGTCTTCGCCTCGATCAAGGTCGGGCCTTCGCCGGCGCGAGCGCGATCGACCGCTGTGCGCATGGCGCCGTAGCACGCGATCACGTCGCTCCCGTCGACGACGACTCCGGGGAAGCCGTACGCCGGACCGCGGTCCGCCACGTTCTCGACCGCCATTTGCTTGTCCTGGGCGACCGATATCGCGTACTGGTTGTTCTCGCAGATGAACACGATCGGGAGCTTGTGGATCCCGGCGAAGTTCAGCCCCTCGTGCCACGCGCCCTCGGACGTGGCGCCCTCGCCGAACCAGCATCCGACGACGGCGTCCTCCTTGCGGTACTTCGCGGCGTACGCGATCCCCGCGGCGTGGGGAACCTGCGTGGCGATGGGAGAGGAGTGGCTGATGATGCCGAGACGCCGTGAGCCCCAGTGGCTCGGCATCTGGCGACCTCCCGAGGACGGGTCGTCTGCCTTCGCGAACAATCCGAGAAAGATCTCGACCGGGGTCATCCCGGCGACGAGGACGACCGCCACATCGCGGTAGTACGGGACCCAGATGTCCTGCCCCCGCCGGAGCGCCCACGCCGTGCCGACCTGACAGCCCTCGTGTCCCGAGACGGGCACGACGAACGGAGCCTTTCCCTGACGGTTGAGGCGGAAGGAGGCCTCGTCGACGAGGCGAGCCGTCAGCATCGTCCGGTAAATCGAGAGGAGATCGTCCTCTCCGAGGCCGAGAGCCTCGTGCGATGCTGGCGTGGTCACTCGGGTCGCCACGTCACCATCCTCGCCGGAAATGGTAGCACCGGGGTTGCTTCATCAAGCTCCGCCGCATGCGGGAAGGGTTCCCAGTTCGTACGCGTTGTATCCCACGGCGCGCGGTAACCATCCGATCGACGGGTAAGGTGAATGACGTGGCACAAGCGGAGATCCTGCAGCACGAGCCGGCATCGACGCGACCGACGCGAACTTCACCGAGGCGGTGGTCGAGGAGTCGAAGCGACGGCCGGTGGTCGTCGACCTGTGGGCCGCGTGGTGCGGGCCGTGCCGGGTGCTCGGGCCCATCCTGGAGAAGGCCGCGCAGGCGCGAGGCGGGCAGTTCCTGCTCGCAAAGCTCGACGTCGATTCCAACCCGTACACCGCGGGGCGGTTCGGAGTCCAGAGCATCCCGACGGTCGTGGCGTTCAAGGACGGCAATCCGATAGATGGTTTCATCGGCGCGGTCCCCGAGCCCATGGTGAACGAGTTCATCGACCGCCTGCTGCCGACCGAGGCGGATCTCGATGCGACGCGGGCTCGCGAAAGCGAGCTGGAAGGTGATCTCGTCGACGCGGAGTCGACGTACCGCGCGGCGCTCGAGGCCGAGGATTCGAACCGTGACGCGCGGGTCGGTCTCGGTCGCATCCTCGCCGAGACGGCTCGCGACGACGAGGCACGACAGGTGCTCGCGCCGATCCTTCCCGATCCCGAGGCGGATGGCGTGATCGCCGGCATCGACGTCCGGTCCTGGGCGAACGTGGAGGGGCCCGGAACGCTCGCCAGCGCGAAGCGGCTGGCCGCACAGGGGCGGTACCGCGAGGCCCTCGACGGCATGCTCGGCGCTCTCGGCGACGACCCGGAAGCCCGTGCGGCGATGCTCACGATGTTCGCTGCGCTCGGCGACGAGGAACCGATCGTCGGCGAGTACAGGCGAAAGCTCGCGAACGCCCTGTTCTGAGCGGGACGCTTCACCCGTTCCGCTCGTCGACGCGGTCCACCAAGCGGGATGGCACGGCGTTCGGATCAGGCGCCTTCGCGACGTCGAGTGGGCCGCCCGGCTCCACGAGCCGGGGCCGTTCGGCTGGCTCGATGAGCGGCCGTGCTATGTCATCGTTGCGGACGCCGAGTCATAGCTTGGCGCACCAGAAGACCTCGGTCCGATAGGGCATCACGATCTCATCGCGACCGCGAAGCTCCGGATCCGTGTCGAGCATCTCCTCGACCTCGGCGATCACCCGATCGCGCTCGTCGTCCGGCGCGCTCGCCACGTAGCTCACCGAGAGAACGCGATCGACGAACTGCTCGCGCGTCAACTTCTGCACGTGGTACGCGAGCTGGTGGTGGAGGGGTCCGAAGAGCTCGGTCCGCGTGAACGCGCCGCGCCATCGCATGTCGCGGTACCGCGGGCCACTGCCTGAAAGCCGGTCGAAGATGGCGGTCAGGCGCTCGGACCAGTCGGTCGCCTCGTCTCTGACGTTCCAGATCACACCGAGCGCGCCATCCGGACGGAGCACCCGGTGGATCTCGCCGAGAGCCCGGTTGCCGTCGAACCAATGGAACGCCTGCGCCGCGACGACGGCGTCCGCGCTCGCCTCCGCGAGCGGGATCGCCTCGGCTACGCCGTCGAGCACCGTGACCGTCGGGCAGTTGCGTTCGAGCGCCTGACGCATCGCCGAGACCGGCTCGACGGCAACGATCCGCGAGCCGGTCGGGACGATCAGCTCGGTGAACTTCCCCGTCCCGGCGCCAAGCTCCACGACGTCAGTTCGTTCGCCGATCTCGAGCTTCCGGATGAGGAACGCGACGGCGTCCTCCGGGTACGTCGGCCGTCCGCGCTCGTATCGCTCGGCCGCCGCCTCGAAGCCCCGGGCGGCGGCGTCGTGGACCCGCCGGTCTTCGCGAGTCACGTCCACACACGCTCGGTCAGATAGCAGACGCGACGGCGGTCGAGAGCCGTCGAGGCGGCCACGCGGTCTCCTCGGTCACGAGTCGACGTCCGAAAACGTCTTCGAACCGGCGGGCTACCAGCGGCACCATCTCGTCGACGGTTACGGTTCTACCCGCCAGCTCGGAGAGTGACGTTACTCCCTCGTCTGAGAGCCCACAGGGAACGATCGCGTCGTACCACGACAGGTCCGTCGAGCAGTTGAGCGCGAACCCGTGGAGTGATACCCGCATCCGCATCAGGCGGACGCCGATTGCGCATACCTTCCGGTTTCCGGACCACACGCCGGTCTGGACAACGTTCCGTTCGAGCGGCATGCCGACGTCAGCCGCGGCGCGGATCACGACCTCCTCGAGATCGCGTACGAACCGCAGCGCATCGGGCCGCGAGCCCAAGTCGAGCACGGGATAGCCCACGAGCTGACCCGGCCCGTGGAACGTGAACGAGCCGCCCCGATCGATGTACCTGAGGTCGGCTCCGGCGGCGCGGATGGCGTCCTCGGTCCACACCACGTGATCCGGTTTCGACCGCCGTCCCGCCGTGAACACCGGCGGGTGTTCGAGCAGGATCAACGTGTCTGCGCCGGTGCCTGCGAGACGCGCCTCCGCGAGCTCGTGCATCGCCGCGTTCGCTTCGTCGTAGTCGACGGGTCCGTCGGGGCGGATCAGACGAGCCGGACGAGACATTCGTCTAAACGCCGATGTCCTCGGCGAAGTCCCACGATTCCAGGTTGTTCTTCACGCGCGACAGGAACCGCGTCGCCACCTCGCCGTCGATCACGCGGTGGTCCCACGACATCGAGATGTTCACCATCGAGCGCACGGCGATGGCGTCGTCGATCACGACCGGTCGTTTGGTGATCGCGTCGAAGGACAGGATCCCCGTGTTCGGCGTGCTGATGATCGGAACGGACGCGACCGACCCGTACGGGCCGGGGTTGGTGATCGTGAACGTTGCCCCCTGCACCTCGTCGGGCTTCAGTTGATGCGCGCGCGCCCGTTCGGCGAGGTCAGCGATCGCACGCGCGATGCCGACCGAGTTCATTCCGTCGGCGCCCTTGATGACGGGCACGATGAGACCGGCGTCGTACGACACCGCGATGCCCATGTTGACGTAGCGATGGAGGACGATGCTCTCGCCGTCCAGCCTGGCGTTGACGTAGGGGTACTCGAGCAGCGCGTCGACGGTCGCCCGCACGACGAACGGTAGGTACGTGAGGTTCACGCCGTACTTCTGGCGGAAGGCATCCTTCGCCCGCTCTCGGATCTTGACCAGGTGATCGACGTTCACCTCGACCAGCGTCCACGCCCGCGCGGTCGTCTGCGTCGACCCCAGCATGTGTTCGGCGATCCGCTTGCGGATGTGCGTGACCGGGACGACCTCTTCGCCCTGACCGGCGGTGGGGGCGCGAAGCGGCGCGGCGGGTGCGGCTGCGGGTGCAGGGGCGCTCGGAGCGGGGGCCGGTGTGGTGGCCGGCGCGATGGCCGGCGCTGCGGTCGCGGCAGGTGCCGCGGCAGGTGCGGCCTCGCCTCGAGACGCGACGAACGCGAGGATGTCGTTCTTGGTGATCCGGCCGCCGGTTCCGGTTCCCTGGATCTGTCCCAGGTCCACCTGGTGCTCGTCGGCCAGCCTCCGAACGAGTGGCGAGAGGATCTTGGACCTCGGACCCTGGTCGGCCTGTGCCGCAGCCGGTTCGGTGGACGGCGTCTTCGGCGACGGCGTCGGCTGACTCGGAGCCTGCGCCGCGGCCACGACCGCGGCGGGTTCGACCTGCGGCGTCTCGACCGGGGCGCTCTCCTGAACGGGCGGTCCGGAGGCGGTGTCGGAGTCCGCGTCGCTCGGCGCCGGCTCCTCCTTCGCGGCTTCGGGTTGCGCGGCCGCGGCGCCGTCACCCGAGTCGATCGTCGCCAGATCTGTACCGACGGCGACGGTCTGTCCCTCCGGGACGAGGATCTGCGTAAGCGTTCCCGCCGCCGGCGAGGGAACCTCGGTGTCGACCTTGTCCGTGGAGATCTCGAAGAGCGCCTCGTCCTGTGCGACTTGGTCGCCCTCGTGTTTGAGCCACTTGAGGATCGTTCCCTCGACGACCGTCTCGCCGAGCTGCGGCATCTTGACCTGCATGAGCCCTCCTCGTTCGGGCTACCGCTTCGCCACGTGATCCCTCTTGTTGGGCTACCGCTCCCTGTGCACTGCTACCACGCCGACAGCTTGCGGACCGCGTCCTCGATGTCCGATACCTGCGGGAGATAGGCGTCTTCGAGCGCGGGGGAGAACGGCACCGGCACGTTCGGGGGCGCCAGGCGAACGACCGGCGCGTCGAGCGACTCGAACGCCTCCTGGGCGATCACGCTCGCGACCTCCGCCCCGACGCCGAGGAACCGGTGGCTCTCGTACAACACCACTGCGCGGCTCGTCTTCGCCACAGACGCCAGGATCGCCTCGGTATCGAGCGGGACGATCGAGCGGAGGTCGATCACCTCG
Encoded here:
- the lipA gene encoding lipoyl synthase: MNADHNPNHRRLHLPIVSTNGKPTAPPVDDERKPPWLKVRLQTGPNYQELKGIMRGLSLHTVCEEAMCPNIHECWEEREATFLMLGDKCTRRCGFCDVMTAKPDPVDEDEPRRIAEAVKEMGLRFVVLTGVARDDLPDGGARIWASAIRAVRHAVPGCGVEVLPTDFKGGERDIATVIQAEPDVFAHNLETVRRLHGRIRPAFGYGRSLEVLRIAKRLRERQITKSNLILGMGETPDEIPEALNDLANAGVDIVTIGQYLQPTTYHLPVDRWVHPDEFARWERFGESELGISHVEAGPLVRSSYHAGKQLRRAIGANAALAG
- the trxA gene encoding thioredoxin, which produces MDATDANFTEAVVEESKRRPVVVDLWAAWCGPCRVLGPILEKAAQARGGQFLLAKLDVDSNPYTAGRFGVQSIPTVVAFKDGNPIDGFIGAVPEPMVNEFIDRLLPTEADLDATRARESELEGDLVDAESTYRAALEAEDSNRDARVGLGRILAETARDDEARQVLAPILPDPEADGVIAGIDVRSWANVEGPGTLASAKRLAAQGRYREALDGMLGALGDDPEARAAMLTMFAALGDEEPIVGEYRRKLANALF
- a CDS encoding alpha-ketoacid dehydrogenase subunit beta, which codes for MTEKNVVTAIHDTLHERMAADERVVMLGEDIATRGGVFRVTQGFLDEFGEERVIDTPIAEGMIVGIAVGMALHGLLPVAEIEFADFIHPAFDQMVSEVARMRYRTNGDFGLPMVVRAPYGGGVHGALYHSQSIEAFYGHIPGLKVVVPSTPYDVTGMLRAAIDDPDPVLFLEHKRTYRLIKGDVPDEPFVVPIGKADVKREGDDLSVISYGLMLHVCLEAASRLQDQEGVKAEVVDVRTINPLDTETILASVRKTGKAMVVYEDNRTYGAGAEIAAAIAEEAMFDLDGPIVRIGGPDVPAMGFATNLEHAFLPDADRIYTHMLELARF
- a CDS encoding dihydrolipoamide acetyltransferase family protein; this encodes MQVKMPQLGETVVEGTILKWLKHEGDQVAQDEALFEISTDKVDTEVPSPAAGTLTQILVPEGQTVAVGTDLATIDSGDGAAAAQPEAAKEEPAPSDADSDTASGPPVQESAPVETPQVEPAAVVAAAQAPSQPTPSPKTPSTEPAAAQADQGPRSKILSPLVRRLADEHQVDLGQIQGTGTGGRITKNDILAFVASRGEAAPAAAPAATAAPAIAPATTPAPAPSAPAPAAAPAAPLRAPTAGQGEEVVPVTHIRKRIAEHMLGSTQTTARAWTLVEVNVDHLVKIRERAKDAFRQKYGVNLTYLPFVVRATVDALLEYPYVNARLDGESIVLHRYVNMGIAVSYDAGLIVPVIKGADGMNSVGIARAIADLAERARAHQLKPDEVQGATFTITNPGPYGSVASVPIISTPNTGILSFDAITKRPVVIDDAIAVRSMVNISMSWDHRVIDGEVATRFLSRVKNNLESWDFAEDIGV
- a CDS encoding thiamine pyrophosphate-dependent dehydrogenase E1 component subunit alpha; its protein translation is MLTARLVDEASFRLNRQGKAPFVVPVSGHEGCQVGTAWALRRGQDIWVPYYRDVAVVLVAGMTPVEIFLGLFAKADDPSSGGRQMPSHWGSRRLGIISHSSPIATQVPHAAGIAYAAKYRKEDAVVGCWFGEGATSEGAWHEGLNFAGIHKLPIVFICENNQYAISVAQDKQMAVENVADRGPAYGFPGVVVDGSDVIACYGAMRTAVDRARAGEGPTLIEAKTYRFFPHTSDDDDRSYRTREEVEAAKHRDPLHLFEHYLRKVGVLEKSAVDELAVEVKAEVDKAVDQAWSAPDPEPSSLTRHVFSEGDEA
- the lipB gene encoding lipoyl(octanoyl) transferase LipB, yielding MSRPARLIRPDGPVDYDEANAAMHELAEARLAGTGADTLILLEHPPVFTAGRRSKPDHVVWTEDAIRAAGADLRYIDRGGSFTFHGPGQLVGYPVLDLGSRPDALRFVRDLEEVVIRAAADVGMPLERNVVQTGVWSGNRKVCAIGVRLMRMRVSLHGFALNCSTDLSWYDAIVPCGLSDEGVTSLSELAGRTVTVDEMVPLVARRFEDVFGRRLVTEETAWPPRRLSTAVASAI
- a CDS encoding class I SAM-dependent methyltransferase, translated to MTREDRRVHDAAARGFEAAAERYERGRPTYPEDAVAFLIRKLEIGERTDVVELGAGTGKFTELIVPTGSRIVAVEPVSAMRQALERNCPTVTVLDGVAEAIPLAEASADAVVAAQAFHWFDGNRALGEIHRVLRPDGALGVIWNVRDEATDWSERLTAIFDRLSGSGPRYRDMRWRGAFTRTELFGPLHHQLAYHVQKLTREQFVDRVLSVSYVASAPDDERDRVIAEVEEMLDTDPELRGRDEIVMPYRTEVFWCAKL